One Streptomyces umbrinus genomic window, ATGGTCACCGTGGACAGCCGGTGGGCGACGACCAGGACCGTGGTGGTGCGGGCGACATCGGCGACGGTGTCGCGCAGCGCCGCCTCGTTGACCGCGTCGAGCTGGCTGGTGGCCTCGTCGAGCAGCAGCAGCCGGGGCCGCCTGAGCAGGGCGCGGGCGATGGCCACGCGCTGGCGCTCACCGCCGGAGAGCTTGGTGCCGCGGTGGCCGACGAGGGTGTCGAGCCCCTTCGGCAGCCGGTCGACGAGGGAGTCGAGGCGGGTGGTCTTCAGCGCGCGGAGCACCTCGCCGTCGTCGGCGTCGGGATTGCCGAGCAGGAGGTTGTCGCGGAGGCTGCCGGAGAGGACGGGCGCGTCCTGCTCCACATAGCCGATGGCGGACCGGAGCGCGGAGACCTCCCAGTCGGTGAGGTCGCGGCCGTCCAGCGCGATGGTCCCCTGCTCCGGGTCGTAGAACCGCTCGATGAGCGAGAACACCGTGGTCTTCCCGGCGCCGGACGGTCCGACGAAGGCGGTCATGCCGCGCGGCGGGACGGCGAAGGTCACGCCGTGGTGCACGTACGGCAGGTCGTCGTCGTAGCGGAAGCGGACGTCCTCGAAGGCGATCGAGGCGGGTTCGGCGCCGGGCCGGGGCAGCGGCGAGGGCTCGGCGGCCGGTTCGGCGGGCAGCAGCCTGGCCTCCTCGATCCGGGCCAGGGCGGCCGAGCCGGTCTGGTACTGGGCGACGGCTCCGACGACCTGCTGGATCGGCGCCATCAAGTAGAAGACGTACAGCAGGAACGCGACGAGGGTGCCGATGTCGATGGCTCCGGTCGCGACCCGTGCGCCGCCCACGGCGAGGACGGTGATGAAGGCGACCTGCATCGAGAGGCCGGCCGTGTTCCCCGCCAGCGCCGACCACTTGGCGGCGCGTACGCTCTGGCGCCACGACTCCTCGGCCGCCGCGTGCACGGCCCGCTCCTCGCGGTGCTCGGCGCCGGACGCCTTGATGGTCCTGAGCGCGCCGAGGGTCCGCTCCAGCGAGGCACCCATCGCTCCGACGGCGTCCTGCGCGCGCTTGCTGGCGCGGTTGATCCGCGGCACGATCACGCCGATCACCGTGCCCGCGGCCAGGACCACGCCCAGGGTGACGCCCGTCAGCACCGGGTCGACGAACCCCATCATCGCGAGCGTGGCCACCAGGGTGAGCCCGCCCGTGCCGAGTCCGACCAGCGAGTCGGTGGTGACCTCCCTGAGCAGTGTGGTGTCCGAGGTGATCCGGGCCATCAGATCGCCGGGCTCGCTGCGGTCGACGGCGGATATGCGCAGCCGCAGCAGATGCGACACCAGGCCCCGCCGCGCGCCGAGCACGACGGACTCGGCGGTGTACCGCAGCACGTACCCGCCCAGCGCCCCGATCGCGGCGTTGGCGACCACCAGCGCCGACATGGCCAGCAGCGCGCCGGTGATCGCCCGGTCGTGCCCCAGGTCGTCGATGAGCGTTCGGGCGACCAGCGGCAGCGCGAGCCCGGCGGCGCCGGTCAGCAGCGACAGCACGGCCCCGAGCAGCAGCGTCCAGCGGTACGGGCGGACGTACCCGAGCAGGAGCCGCCACGGCGGCGTGGACGGTGCTTCGGACGGGTCGGGCTGTGACACGGTGCTCCCCCTCGGTCGTCTCCCCTCCCGCTCTCGGCCGGAGTCCCGTCCGGAGTCCGGTCCGGGGCCTCGTCCGGAGCAAGGGGGATCGATGGAAGTATCGCCGATGCCACTGACAGTGCCGTAGGGGATTTCGACCGGCGGTAACCGAACAGGCCCGTCGAGTAACGTTCGATGAATGACCGCTGCCCCCGAACAACCGGCGTGGCGCCGGCGTGCCGTCGAGCGATCCACCCGGGCCGCGAAGCTGCGCGCGGAGGAACGCGTACAGAGGTTTCTGGACTCGGCCTACGAGCTCATCGCCGAGAAGGGCACGACGGACTTCACCGTCCAGGAGGTCGTCAACCGCTCGAAGCAGTCGCTGCGCAGCTTCTACCAGTACTTCGACGGGAAGCACGAGCTGCTGCTCGCCCTGTTCGAGGACACGCTCGCCAAGTCGGCGAACGAGATCAGGGAAGCGGCCGCGTCGAAGAGTGATCCGCTCCGGGCGCTCCGCCTGGCCGTGGAGATGCTCCACGATCGGGCTCGGCCGGGCCCCGACGTACCGCGGCAGCTGTTCGGCGGCTTCGCCCTGCAACTGCTGGTGAAGCACCCCTCGCAGGTGGCGGCCGCCCACCGGCCGCTGCTCACGGTGTTCGCGGAGCTCATCGAGCGGGCCGCCGACGCGGGCGCCATCGCGGCCGGGCGGCCCCGCCGCCAGGCCGCGCTCGTCCTGCAGACCGTCATGTTCGCCGTCCAGGCCCATGGTTCGGCCGCCGACGGTCACGCCGAGCCGGTCAGCTCGGAGGAGGTCTGGCGGTTCTGCCTGGGGGGCATCTCCGGCACGTAGCGCTCCGCTGGAAGGGCCGTGCTTCATCTGCGGGTGCGTTGTGGCTGGGCGCGCAGTTCCCCGCGCCCCTGAAGGGGCACCGGCCCCTCAACAAGGGGCGCCGGGCCCCTCAATTCTCCGAAGGCCCGCGGGCCGACAGGCGAAGGATGCTTCCCTCGCCGTTTGCCGAGAGGAGGAGTGTGCCGTCCGGGGCCACTGCGAGGCCCGCGAACGAGTGCGGAGAGCCGGGCATGCCCGCGGTGAACAGGGTGGGTTCGGTGCGGGTGATGCCCGGGGGCAGGCCGACCGCGAGGTCCTCGGCGTCGATCCGGGTCTCCCCCGTCGTGAGGGACAACGCCCGCAGACACCGGTGCTCGACGTCCACCATGAACAGTTCGTCCCCGCGGACGGCCAGCCCCTGCGGCGCGCCGAGGCCCTCCGCGACGGCCACCGCCTCCCCGTCGTCGATCCGTAGCACGGCCCCGAGTTCGTCGTCGCTGACGTAGCAGTGCCCCTCGGCGTCGAAGGCGACATCGACAGGGTGCCGAAGCCCTTCCGCGAGGACGGTGACGGTGTCCGTCCCGTCGATCCGCCCGTCGATCCGTACGACGCGGCCGGCGCCCGACTCGGCCACGACGAGGGCTCCGTCGGGCGAGCGCTCGATCCCGGTGGGCTCGTTCAGCCCTTGCACCCGTACCCGCGTGGTCCTGCGGACGGGATCGTACGTACGGACGTCGCCGTACTCGGAGGCGAAGTGGAGAAGTCCGTCGTCCGCGGTGATGCCGTGGACGAAGGGCTGCAGTTCGTGGGTGATCACGCCGCTGGAGTCGTGCTCCCCGGAGTCGCCGGGGCTCGCCAGGCGGTAGTGGTCCGCCGCGTAGACCGTGCCGCCGACGTCGACGGTCACCCCGAAGGGGCCGCTGAGTCCTCGGGGAACGATCTCCCAGGTGCGGCCGTCCTCGCGCATCTCGGTGACCCCGCCGCTGCCGAAGCTGGAGACGAACATGCGGTTCTCCGCGTCGAAGGCCGCGTTGTCCAGCCCGAGGACGCCGCTCACGACCACCGACCGCGCCCCGGTGGCGAGATCGATGCGCGTCACGATGCCGGCCGGGCCCCGCGACAGGACGACCAGGACGCCGCCCTTGTCGAACCGGACCGCGACCGGGTCGTCCACCTCCTCGGCGAACAGTTCGGGTGTGCCGCCGTCCGGCGGGATCCGCCAGACCTGGTTGCCGATCATGTGCGGGTAGTACAGACAGCCGTCCGGGCCGAGCTGCATCGCGTTGCCGAGGGCCAGCCCGTCGGTCAGCACCACCGGGTCGCCGCCGTCCGGGAACAGCTCCAGCAGGCGGCCGTTCATCTTCATCTCGTTGACGAAGAGCCGGTCTCCGACACAGGTGATGCCGTTGGGCACCTGCACCTGGTCGGAGACGAGGCTGTACGCGCCATGGGGGCTGCGCCGCCAGACCCGCCCCGGTGTCAGGTCGGCGATGTACATGGAACCGTCCGCCCCGAAGGCGAGGTCGTCGGGCGCCTGCACCGGACCGTCCAGCGGCACCACCACGTCGACGTCCCCCGTGGCCGTGTCGACGGCGCTGATCTGCCCGGCGAGGAACTGTGCCACGTACAGCCGCCCGTCGGGTCCGAAGGTGACGCCGTTCGAACCCCACAGGCGGTTCGGGGGGTTGAGTCTCCTCAGGTCCCAACGGCCGCTCGTGGAAGGCGTGTTGCCGGTGACGTCGAATCGGTTGGGCCGCATCGTCGTTCCCCGTCCCTGGGTTCGGTGATGGTCACTCGTACGGTCGGGGCGCCCACACCCCCGTGGTCGGGCGCCCCGGGCGGATCACTCGACGATGACGTCGTTCATGCCGCCGTCCGCCCGCCAGCGCCTGAGCAGTCCGTGGAACGCGACGGGGCCGTCGCCGTACGACTCGCTGCGCTTTCGGGGCCTGCCCTCGTTGTTGTAGTAGCCGGGGGTGCACTCGGCCTGGAACTTGTAGAGGTCCGCGGCCTTCTGACGGATCGTCGCGACCCAGGCGTCCTGGGCCTCGGGGGACGGCTCCACGTACCGGGCCCGGCGCTCTCGTGCCTCGGCGACCACTTCGGCGACGTGGCCGGCCTGTTCGTCGAGGATGTGGACGTAGTTCACGGCGCTGGCGTTCTGCAGCGGGCCTAGCTGGAAGAGGTTCGGGAAGCCGTGGCTGTAGAAGCCGTGGAGCGTCTTCGGCCCGCCCTGCATCCAGGCCCCGGGCAGCGTGGCGCCCTCCCTTCCGTGCACGGGGAGCCGGCCGGACAGGATGCCCGAGACGCCCACCTCGAATCCGGTGGCGAAGATGACGCAGTCGACCTCGTACTCGGCCCCGCCGACCACGACGGCGTCCTCGGTGATGCGCTCGACGCCCCCGTGGTCGGCCGTGTCGACGAGCGTCACATTGGGCCGGTTGAACGTGTCCAGGTAGTGGTCGCTGAACGTGGGCCGCTTGCACATGTAGCGGTACCAGGGCTTGAGAGCCTCGGCCGTGGAGGGGTCCTCGACGACGGTGTGCACGCGGTCGCGGATCTCGTTCATCTTCTGGAAGTCGGCGAGTTCGTTCACACGGTCGCGTTCCTCGGGCAGGAGGTCCGCGTAGTTGTTGGTCGGGATCAAGTTCTGCAGCAGCCGGGCGCTGCTGGTCCAGCCGTCGTTCACCAGGTCCTCGTCCGCCTGGGTCCCGGTGACGGTCCTGAGGAAGTTGTCCCTGCGACGCCGCTGCCAGCCCGGTTCCAGCGACTCGGCCCACCCGGGGTCCGTGGGGCGCTGGCCGCGTACGTCGACCGAGGAGGGCGTGCGCTGGAACACGTACAGCCGCTCGGCGTCGCGGCCGAGGTGCGGCACGACCTGGATGGCGGTCGCTCCGGTGCCGATCACGGCCACGTGCTTGTCGGCGAGCCGGTCCAGGTTTCCGTTCGCGTCGCCCCCGGTGTACGCGTAGTCCCAGCGGCTGGTGTGGAAGGTGTGGCCCTTGAAGTTCTCGATGCCGGGGATGCCGGGGAGTTTCGCCTGGCTGAGCGTGCCGCTGGAGACCACCACATAGCGCGCCCGCATTCGGTCGCCGCGGTCGGTGGTGACGATCCACTCCAAATCGGTGTCGTCCCACCGGAGTTCGGTGGCCCGGGTCCGGAAGCAGGCGTCCTCGTACAGGCCGAAGTGGCGCCCGATCGCCCGCGCGTGCTGCCGGATCTCCTCGCCGGGCGCGTACTTCCACTGAGGGACGTAGCCGATCTCTTCGAGGAGCGGCATGTAGACGTACGACTCGATGTCGCAGTGGATTCCCGGGTACCGGTTCCAGTACCAGGTCCCGCCGAAGTCCCCGGCCTGCTCGATGACCCGGATGCCCCGAACCCCCGCCTGCCGCAGACGCGCTCCCGCCAGCAGCCCGCCGAACCCGCCGCCTACGACGACCACTTCCACCCGGTCGGTCAGCGGCTCCCTGCTGAACTCCGGTTGCTCCACGTACGGATCGTCGGCGTAGTAGCCGAACTCACCGGCGGCGCGGTGGTATTGGGCGTTGCCGTCGGGGCGGATCCGCCGGTCGCGCTCGGCCCGGTAGCGCGCACGCAGGGCCTCCGGGTCGAACCCGAGTTGCTGAGGGTCGAAGTCGGGCGCGGCGGGCGGGGTGTGGGGGGTGGTCATGCGTGTCCCTTCTGTTGTGGAGGGGGTGCGGTCGTCGCCCGGTCGCTACCGCGGGCGGAAGTGGAGGCGGAGCCAGGCGGCCTGTCCGCCGTCGACGAGAAGGTCGGTCCCGGTGATGTACGACGATTCGGGGCCGGTCAGGAACGCCACGGCGTCGGCGATCTCCCCGGGCGTCCCGACGCGGCCCGATCCGCTCGCGTCCAGCATGTCCATCATGTGCGCCCCGGACGGCGACGCGGCCTCCGCCCGGGACATCGCGGTGGCGATGACGCCCGGGCTGACGCTGTTGACCCGGGCGCCCCGCAGGTTCCAGGCGAGCGCGGCGGCCTGCACCCGTAGGTGGTTGGCCCGCTTGGTCACGATGTACGCGGTCTGCGCGTCGTCGCCGATGGCGGTGACGACGTCGAGGCCGAGGAGGTCCTCGGTGGCGGCCGTCGCGAGGGCGGCCTCCTCCTCGCGGCTCAGGGACGCGACATGACCGGCCATGCTGGAGATCACCACGAGGGACGTACCGCGGGTGGCGACCGTCTCGAACGCGTCGATGACATGGGCGGTACCGAGCAGGTTGACGTCGATGATCGTCTTCGCCCGCCCGGTCGCGGGCGAGACTCCCGCGGTGTGCACGATCGCGGCAACCCGGCCCTCGGCGGCCGCCGCCTCCGCGAGCTTGTGCACCGCCCCGCGGTCGGACACGTCGGTCACCATGCCGCGCACCGCGTAGCCCTCGTCGGTGAGCGCGGTGACGGCCCGGTCGAGCCCCTGGCTCGACGCGTCGGCGAGGAGCACGTTCCGCCCGTTGCCCAGCCGGCGCGCGACCGCGACGCCCATCCCTCCCGCCCCCGTGACCACGACCACGTCACGACGCTCCTCGTTCGGACGGTCGACCATGAACAACCTCCCTGATCGTTCGAACTACCTTTTACCGACGCCCGGTTGAGCGCGAGGGCTACAACACGCCAGTGGCCGGTACGGCGTCGTGCCACGTGGAGCGCACGGCGACGGCCTGCCGCCAGCCGCGGATCGCCTTCGGCGGCATACCGACCGCGAGAACCCCGGTCAGGTGGTCGCCCCTGCGATAGGCGACCAGGAACCGGCGCTCGGCCAAGTCCCCCTCCACCACAGTGACTTCGTCGTGACCGCGCAGAAAGCCGAACGCCTGGACCTTCATGCCGTACTGGTCCGACCAGAAGTACGGCACGGGCGCGAACGGCTTGCGCGCCTGCGGGTGCAGGAGGTTCCGGGCGGCGGCCATGCCCTGTTCGGCGGCGTTCGTACGGTGCTCGATGCGCATCGACGCCCCGAACAGCGGGTTGTGCCAGCGGGCTACGTCACCGGCCGCGTACACGCCCCCGGTGGTCGGCCCAGGGGACTTCGTCGGCCCGGTGGCCTCCCGGACCGCCTCGCAGTACTCGTCGCAGACCAGGCCGTCGCCCACCGTGAGGCCGCTGTCCGCCAGCCACTCAGTGTTCGGAAGGGAGCCGACAGCCACCAACACCTCGTCGCCCACGACCAGTTCACCGTCGGCCAGCCGCACTCCGTCCTCGGTCACCTCGCGGACGGTGACCCCGGTGCGCAGGTCCACCCCGTGCTCCAGGTGCGCGGCCGACAGCACCCGCCCGACCTCGTCGCCGACGGCGTGGCCGAGCGGTACGGGCGCCGGTTCCAGAAGGGTGACCTCGGCGCCGAGACCCCGGGCCACGGCGGCGGCCTCGGCGCCCAGGAACCCGGCGCCGACGACCACGAGCCGCCGCCCCTCCCCCAGCCGGTCCCGCAGCGCGAGTGCGTCGTCCAGGGTGCGAAGCACATGCGCGTGCCCGTCACCGGGCAGCCGCCGCGGGCGCACCCCGGTGGCCACGACCAGTCCGTCGTACGCGACCCGCGTCCCGTCCGAGAGCAGCACCTCACGCCCGTCGAGGTCGAGGCCCGTAGCCGCGCTTCCGAGTCTCAAGTCAAGCTTCAGGGCGTCGAGTTCGCCGGTCGAGCGCAGCGTCAGCCGGTCGTGCTCCCACTCGGACGCCAGGATCTGCTTGGACAACGGCGGCCGGTCGTACGGCGGGTGCGGCTCGTCACCGACCAGGGTGAGCGTGCCGTCGTACCCCTCCCGGCGCAGCGTCTCGGCGGCCGAGAGTCCGGCCGCCGAGGCACCCACGACGAGAATCCGCCTCACTGGTCGACCAGCCGGATCGCCGCCGCCGGGCAGATCGCCACGGCTTCGCGCACCCCGTCGAGGAGTTCGTCGGCGGGCTGCTCCTCCAGCAGGATCGCCACCCCGTCGTCGTCACGCTGGTCGAAGACCTCCGGGGAGGCCATCACACACTGACCCGCCGCCACACACTTCGGTTCGTCCAGTTCCACACGCATGGTCTTCTTCCTTGCTCCTTCGGTACGTTCACCCACTGCGTTCATCGGTGCGGGCCGGTCACCAGGTGACGGGCAGGGAGGCGACGCCGTACGTGGTGCCGCTGTGGTCGAACTCGAGGTCCTCGACCTTGGCCGCCAGGCGCAGCGTGGGGACGCGCCGGTAGAGGGTGCCGTAGACGACCTGGAGTTCCAGGCGGGCGAGGGACTGGCCCAGGCACTGGTGGGGGCCGTAGCCGAACGCGTTGTGCTGGCGCGCGGGGCGGGTGACGTCCACCTGGTCGGCGCCGGGGAAGGTCTCGGGGTCCCAGTTGGCGGCGTGCAGGTCCACGATCAGGCCGTCGCCCGCGCGGATGACCTGGCCGCCGATCTCGATGTCCTCGGTGGCGACGCGGCGCAGACCGACCTGGACGATGCTCAGGTAGCGCAGCAGTTCCTCCACCGCGCCGGCGACGATCTTGGGGTCCTCGGAGTCGCGCACCAGGGCGAGTTGCTCCGGGTTCTCCAGCAGGACCAGCGTGCCGAGGCTGATCATCGTCGCGGTGGTCTCGTGGCCGGCGATGAGCATCGCCACGCCCATGTGGACGGCCTCGCTCCGGCTCATCTCGCCGGCCTGGACGCGCCCCGCCATCTCGGACAGCACGTCGTCACCGGGGTCGGTGAGCTTCTTGCCGAGCAGGTCGTCGAGGTATGTGGAGAGCGCGGTGCTCGCCGCCCTGGAGTCCTCGGGTGCGGCGGCACGGTCGAGCGCGAGGCTGCTGTTCTCCTGGAAGAACTCGTGGTCCGCGTACGGCACTCCGAGCAGTTCGCTGATCACCAGCGAGGGCACGGGCAGCGCGAGCGCCGTCAGGAGGTCGGCAGGGTTCGGCCCGGCCAGCATGTCGTCGATCAGACCGTCGACGATCTTCTGGATCGGGGCCCGCATGGCCTCGATCCGCTTGATGATGAACGGCCCGTTGACCATCCGGCGCAGCCGGGTGTGCTCGGGGGCGTCCGTGTTGACGATGAGCTCCGGGGTGTACTCGGCGATCTGCTGCCGGTACGCCGTCACGAACGGGAAGTTGCCGGGGCTCTTGTCGTTGGCGCTGACGCGGGGGTCGGTCAGCAGGGCCCGCTGCAGGGCGTGCCCGGTGACGATCCAGGGCGTGCTGCCGTCCCAGATCCGGACCTTGCTGATCGGGTTCTGCTCTCGCAGCTCCTCCACGGCCGGCGGCGGGGCGAACGGACAGCCGGCCGCCCTCGGCATCGGGAACTCGGGCATCGCCTCGGCTGCGTCGGACGCGGCTCCGGCCAGTGTCTCGGCCATCTGACTCCTCGGTGGGGGCTCCGCCGGGGCGGAGAACGGGGAAGGGTTGGAGACCTCTGGGACCACATGCAAGCGGAGCGGACTGACGGCTTCCGGCCAGGTGCCTGACATTGGGCTGACGTGACCCAGATCACAGCTTTGACCCGTAGGAGGTCGGCCACCTGCGCACACTTTCGCGCCACCTCGCGTCGCACCGTGGCCCACGGACACGACGAAGCGGCCGGGTACGAGAGACGCACGGCCGCCGAGGTGGAAGGCTAAAAGGGTGTGGGGGTAAGGGAGTTGGAGGTGCGGGTGGTCGAGAGCCGCGGGATTTGAGAGACGCCGGGCGTCGGGACTTGAAGGGCGCCGGGCGTGGGGAGTTGAGGGCGCCGGGCGTCGAGACTTGAAGGGCGTGGGGAGTTGGGGGCGCCGGGCGATGTCGGGTTCAGCGTCCGAGTCGGTAGCCGAAGCCCCGGCGCGTGTGGATCAGTGGCGGCTGCTCCTGGTCCACCTTGTGGCGGAGTCGGGAGACGAGTTTCTCGATCGCGTTGCCGGCCCGGGTCTCGCCCCAGACGTGCCGACAGATCTGTTCCTTCGACAGCACCCGCTCGGCGTTGACGAGCAGATGACGCAGCAGCCGGTACTCCGCCGGGGTGAGGTCGAGGGCCCGTCGGCCGCGCCGGGGCCTGACAGGTGGCGTCGTCGAGGACGAGGTCGCCGTAGCACGGCCCTTGGCGCACCGAACCGCGGCCGCGCAGTAACACGTGGGCCCTGGTGAGGACTTCGGAGATCCGGAACGGCACGGTGACGTAGTCCGATTCACCCAGGCCGAGTTCGGGGACGAGGAGCCCCAACTTCTCGTACTCGGCGAGGAAGAGCACCGGAGGCCGGTCGGCCGGGCGGAAGCGGCGCCCCTCCCCCAGCTCCTCGATGTCCGGGACCGACACATCCATGACCACGAGGTCGAAGCGGTGCTCGGCGAGCCGCGCCATCCCCTGAGCGCCGGTGCGGGCGGCGGTCACCCGGTAGTCCGCCAACTCCAGTGTGGTGGTGAGCAGTTCGACGATCGCCGAGTCGTGGACGATGACCAGGACACGCTGCCCGTTACCACGTGCGGGCGCGGACACCTCCGCGTCACTCCCGCGCACCCCGCCGACGCCGACGCCGACCATTCCGAGCACCCGGTCCACCCCGTCCGTCCCGTCCATCGCATGCACCTCGTTCATGAGTAGGAGGCGGGCGGCGGCGACACCACCTCGTGCCGGACTCACACGTCGCGTACGAACGGCGGGCGCGCCGAACGACACCGAGAAAACCCTCGCACCCCGGGACTCCGGCGACGAGGGCGCGCGCCGACCGTGCCGTCGACCGGAGGCGGCCGGATCCGGTCAGGCCTGGCGCGGCGAGGAATCCTCGCCCTCCAGCGTGCCCTCGGTGTGCAGGAAGTCGTCGACCATCCGATGGAACAGCGTGGACAGTTGCCGCAGCTCCTCCGGCGACCAGTGGGAGAGCGCGAGTTCCATGCCCCGGCAACTCGCCATGCGGATACGGTCGATCGCCTCCTGGCCGACGGGGGTGAGCTGGATGCGCTGGGCGCGGCGGTCGTCCGGATCCGGCACCCGGGTCACGTAACCGCCCTTCTCCAGCTGCTGCACCTGCCGGGTGACGTGCGACGCCTCCACGGCCAACCGTGCCGCCAGCTCGCCGGGGCGCAGGGGCTCCGAGTCGGCGATCTGCCGCAGCAGCGCCACCGCGGCCCGGTCCAGCGACACCCCGGCCAGGGCCATGAGGCGGTCGTGCTGCCTGACCCGACCGGTCAGATAGACGATGCGGTTGAGGGCTCGCTCGATCTCGATCACCTCGCTGGAGACGGGGGCGGCTCCGGCTCCGGAGAGAGGGTCAGGGGTGCGCGCGGGCGACGATGTGGACATGGGATCCACCTTAGCAGCTACTTGCCTAACTCAAGTAAATCCAGAGCCTCGCAGTGCTGCCGCGCCGAGATCTTCGAGGCCACCCCGGAACCGGTCGAACACCGCGGGCGCTTCGCGAAACTCATCGGCATCGCCGCCACCTTCGACGACCAGGATTGAGTGGCGGACCTGGGGATATGTACCGTACACATTAGGTGCGTGGTGCATATTTGATGTCATGGCTCCTGCTCTGACCTCAGGCCCAGGCTCAGGTTCGGGGCGAGAGTCCAGATCTGGGGAAGGACCGGCCGCATGGACAAGCCCACGCACTTGATCGAGTTCGAGGCGATGCTGCTCGGGCGGCACCTCTACCTCAACTCGCCCCGGGCCCGGACCGGCGGCCGCCTTGAGCGCAGCGCGTACATCCTGCTGAGCCGCATCCGTATGGAGGGCCCGATGTCCATCGGGCAGCTCAGCGACGCCTTCGGTCTTGACGCCTCCACGCTCAACCGACAGACCGCCGCGATGCTGCGCGGCGGTCTCGTCGAGCGCATTCCGGACCCCGACGGGGGCATGGCCCGCAAGTTCCGCATCACCGACGAGGGCGAGCACCGCCTCGACACACATCGCGCGGAGGCCATCCAGGGACTGGAGAAGGTGATGGCCGACTGGGGCCCCGAGGAGGTCGCCACCTTCGCCGGGTACCTCAAGCGGTTCAACACGGACATCGAGAACCTCGACGAGCGGCCCTGGCCCCGCCCCTGAGCACGGGAACCTCTGAGACCGCGAGGCCCCTCTCCCCGTACGCCTCGATGCTGACCGCGGCGTGCCCCGTAGTGCCCTCGGAGGACGTCCCGGGCACCGGCGTACTGCGCTCTCAGTACGGGAGAGTGTCGGCAGGCGCACGACGACGTGGCGGCCGCTGCCCGGGAGTCTTGGGAGGTACCCGAGACCAGATGTGGAGACCTCCGTTCCGTGGCTACTTTTCTCTATCGACTGGGCCGTCTGACCTTCCGACGGCGTTGGCTCGTGACGTTCCTGTGGGTGGCGGTGCTGGCCGCGGTCGGCTTCGCCGCCGTCAAGGCGCCCGAGGCACCCGACACGGGGTTGTCCATGCCCGGTATCGAGTCCCAGAAGGCGTTCGACCTGATGGACCAGCGCTTCCCCGGGGCCACGGCCGACGGGGCGAACGCGCGGGTCGTCTTCATCGCGGACGGCGGGCAGAAGATCACGGCCGCCGACAACCGGAAGACCATCGACGCGTTCGTCGAGCGGGCCGGCGACGGTTCGCAGGTCGCCAGTGCCGTGAACCCCTTCCAGGCCGAGGCGGTCAGCAAGGACGCGACGACCGCGTACGCCACCGTCACCTACAAGGTGAAGGCCGAGGACCTCACCGACGCCGGCAAGAACCACCTCGAGAAAGCCGTCGAACAGGCCCGTGACGCGGGGCTGACCGTCGAGGTGGGCGGCACCGCGCTGGCCACCCAGCCGTCGGCAGGCGCTACGGCGGAGATCATCGGCGTCTCGATCGCGGCCGTCGTGCTGATGATGACCTTCGGATCGCTGGCTGCCGCCGGTCTTCCGCTGCTCATCGCCGTCCTCGGCGTCGGCGTCAGCATGGCGTCGATCATGGCGCTGTCCGACGCGT contains:
- a CDS encoding NAD(P)/FAD-dependent oxidoreductase, translated to MRRILVVGASAAGLSAAETLRREGYDGTLTLVGDEPHPPYDRPPLSKQILASEWEHDRLTLRSTGELDALKLDLRLGSAATGLDLDGREVLLSDGTRVAYDGLVVATGVRPRRLPGDGHAHVLRTLDDALALRDRLGEGRRLVVVGAGFLGAEAAAVARGLGAEVTLLEPAPVPLGHAVGDEVGRVLSAAHLEHGVDLRTGVTVREVTEDGVRLADGELVVGDEVLVAVGSLPNTEWLADSGLTVGDGLVCDEYCEAVREATGPTKSPGPTTGGVYAAGDVARWHNPLFGASMRIEHRTNAAEQGMAAARNLLHPQARKPFAPVPYFWSDQYGMKVQAFGFLRGHDEVTVVEGDLAERRFLVAYRRGDHLTGVLAVGMPPKAIRGWRQAVAVRSTWHDAVPATGVL
- a CDS encoding ferredoxin, producing MRVELDEPKCVAAGQCVMASPEVFDQRDDDGVAILLEEQPADELLDGVREAVAICPAAAIRLVDQ
- a CDS encoding SDR family oxidoreductase, with the protein product MVDRPNEERRDVVVVTGAGGMGVAVARRLGNGRNVLLADASSQGLDRAVTALTDEGYAVRGMVTDVSDRGAVHKLAEAAAAEGRVAAIVHTAGVSPATGRAKTIIDVNLLGTAHVIDAFETVATRGTSLVVISSMAGHVASLSREEEAALATAATEDLLGLDVVTAIGDDAQTAYIVTKRANHLRVQAAALAWNLRGARVNSVSPGVIATAMSRAEAASPSGAHMMDMLDASGSGRVGTPGEIADAVAFLTGPESSYITGTDLLVDGGQAAWLRLHFRPR
- a CDS encoding ABC transporter ATP-binding protein translates to MSQPDPSEAPSTPPWRLLLGYVRPYRWTLLLGAVLSLLTGAAGLALPLVARTLIDDLGHDRAITGALLAMSALVVANAAIGALGGYVLRYTAESVVLGARRGLVSHLLRLRISAVDRSEPGDLMARITSDTTLLREVTTDSLVGLGTGGLTLVATLAMMGFVDPVLTGVTLGVVLAAGTVIGVIVPRINRASKRAQDAVGAMGASLERTLGALRTIKASGAEHREERAVHAAAEESWRQSVRAAKWSALAGNTAGLSMQVAFITVLAVGGARVATGAIDIGTLVAFLLYVFYLMAPIQQVVGAVAQYQTGSAALARIEEARLLPAEPAAEPSPLPRPGAEPASIAFEDVRFRYDDDLPYVHHGVTFAVPPRGMTAFVGPSGAGKTTVFSLIERFYDPEQGTIALDGRDLTDWEVSALRSAIGYVEQDAPVLSGSLRDNLLLGNPDADDGEVLRALKTTRLDSLVDRLPKGLDTLVGHRGTKLSGGERQRVAIARALLRRPRLLLLDEATSQLDAVNEAALRDTVADVARTTTVLVVAHRLSTVTMADRIVVMDAGQVRAVGTHRELVAGDPLYAELAATQFLAATDDGLTVPETVDS
- a CDS encoding TetR/AcrR family transcriptional regulator — its product is MTAAPEQPAWRRRAVERSTRAAKLRAEERVQRFLDSAYELIAEKGTTDFTVQEVVNRSKQSLRSFYQYFDGKHELLLALFEDTLAKSANEIREAAASKSDPLRALRLAVEMLHDRARPGPDVPRQLFGGFALQLLVKHPSQVAAAHRPLLTVFAELIERAADAGAIAAGRPRRQAALVLQTVMFAVQAHGSAADGHAEPVSSEEVWRFCLGGISGT
- a CDS encoding flavin-containing monooxygenase gives rise to the protein MTTPHTPPAAPDFDPQQLGFDPEALRARYRAERDRRIRPDGNAQYHRAAGEFGYYADDPYVEQPEFSREPLTDRVEVVVVGGGFGGLLAGARLRQAGVRGIRVIEQAGDFGGTWYWNRYPGIHCDIESYVYMPLLEEIGYVPQWKYAPGEEIRQHARAIGRHFGLYEDACFRTRATELRWDDTDLEWIVTTDRGDRMRARYVVVSSGTLSQAKLPGIPGIENFKGHTFHTSRWDYAYTGGDANGNLDRLADKHVAVIGTGATAIQVVPHLGRDAERLYVFQRTPSSVDVRGQRPTDPGWAESLEPGWQRRRRDNFLRTVTGTQADEDLVNDGWTSSARLLQNLIPTNNYADLLPEERDRVNELADFQKMNEIRDRVHTVVEDPSTAEALKPWYRYMCKRPTFSDHYLDTFNRPNVTLVDTADHGGVERITEDAVVVGGAEYEVDCVIFATGFEVGVSGILSGRLPVHGREGATLPGAWMQGGPKTLHGFYSHGFPNLFQLGPLQNASAVNYVHILDEQAGHVAEVVAEARERRARYVEPSPEAQDAWVATIRQKAADLYKFQAECTPGYYNNEGRPRKRSESYGDGPVAFHGLLRRWRADGGMNDVIVE